The window taattttgttcatattttattttcacatgaaaaaatagctaaatttgacttatttttaaaactataaataattttcaattaGCAGTTGTAAATCACCCCCTTCATCTTGTGACTAATAACTGGATTCTAGAACAATTTGGATTTTGACTCTCAAGATTgagtgaaattcaaaaatagccagatttataattggtaattgaaaaaatagccacagtttcaaaagtaatcaaaatttagccacttttcatgtaaagataaatctgaatgaaaacattattcaaaatccagaaaatatTCCAGCAACATAtattggagttcgaattttttacacatgaacttccagcataatatactagagttccagaaTAATATATTAGAGTTCCAGCATAaatattggagttccagtataatatgttggtctaacataatatgctgaaagtttatacacaggtgctccaatctccagtatattatgctggaactttccgtgtgctggatttctagcataatatgctagaagttcatacataggtatatcaatctctagtatattatactagaatttTTCATATtgtagcaaaatagtgactattttttatGACTTTGTAAATGCTAGCTATTTTTAAATTATcaatccgaaaactgactagcccgtgctattttcacctGGAAATTGGGCtctgaaatgaagtggggctcgaGAATTCCTCTGAATAGTAATCTCCGCTTATCCAAACAGAacttaattaaaaattaaaatcggGTCAGcttctttctcctccttcttcacCCTGCCATCTCTGTTAATTCAATTTCATACAATTCAATTCCAAATTTAGGGCTTTAATTTGGCTCCTAGATCAGAATACGACATCGTTTTAGAAGAATCCTAAGATGGCGAATCAAGGAGCAAAGAAGCGAAAGGAAGAAAACGCTCGTCATATGAagaaactctttcaaatcatCCTTGCCTGCAACgtaaatttctcatttttttcaattaaaatgaatttttttaattaattttattttatttattcatttttctgTTGTTGTGTATAGGTGATTTATTTATTGGTGAGAGCTGGAATTTTTCATTCAAGTTTCACATGGAAGCATGTCGTAGGATTATTGTTGACTTCGTTGGCTTATGCTTTACCATACAAACAATTAGATTCAATGTCAAAACCAAGTTATGGTGATGATGGAGAGCTCTTTGATGGTGGATATGATATGAGTACTGGTGGTATTTGTGGGTAATGTGTAGCTTCATTCCCaattcattttctttattttattttttggagttttgagtTTTTTATACTTTTTTGAGCTGTTTTAacttgtgtttgataaaatattgtccttaattattaaaaaatgtGAGCTACGATGCCCTTTACACATCAATTTCCTTGTATTTTTTTGGAGACTGGTGTCACACCCTAGGCGAATCTCACATCGACAAAACATGGAAGAGATGCTCTGTATTTTAGTAGACAAGCCTTAGATCCTAGCGACACGTTTTAAAGTCGTGCGAGTCTAGACCCAAAGCAGGCGATATCACTAATGGCTGAGCTGTtacatatggtatcagagccactttGCTTGCAACCTTGAACAGTGGTGGGGCAAACCTCAACGAGGACGCTGAGTCCCTAAGGGGTATATGTGACACCCTAGGCGAATCCCACATCGACAAAACAGTAAAGAAatgctgggtatataagtagAGAAGTCGTAGACCCTAGCGACGCGTTTTAAAGCTGTGCTGGTCTCGGCCCAAAGCGGACAAGACATTATCACTAATGCGCTGGGTTGTTACAGGTGGAGGAGTGGGAGAAATTAAATTCTAACTACTAATGCAATAATCACTATCTGAAGTTTGAACTCGATTCCAAGCTGTAGATTTTGCTTGTAATATGCTCAGTTTTGCTAATATTATATTCCTACTCAAAGCACGAGCTTTGTGGTAACTTGATTATTTTCTGCTCCATTTTGTTtggaaatatataaaaaatcttatCTTGTAATGAATCTTGCTTGCAGATATTTACATGATGTAATCTACATTACATGTTTCGTGCAGTTGGCTTCTATCATCTCCGACAAGTTCTGGTACACATTTCTAGTGGTAAGTTTATTCTTATACCTTTATCCATGCATTacttacatgtcacagtcatcgttATGCATTTTGAGCATGGATTAAAGCTTGTAATTAGTAGGAAACATCCATATCCATTGCTGCTAAACTCAATTAACGTAAAAATTTGGTAAGATGTTATTTCTGTTGTCTTATCATTGGTATGATCTATAGTTTATCTAGCCATCACAATAAGGTTTTAGTGAAAACGCTGGAAAAACAGTCTACTTTTGGATCTTTTGTGAATAAAGCAAGGATGTGTAGAAAAGCATCTTACGAAAGAAGAAATAAGTTAactttcccatcattcttccaTTTATTTGGTTAGGAATTACTAATTAGTATAAGTTTCAGATAAATTTAGAGTAGGTTTTACTGTGTACCAGAGGAGCTTTGCATGAGCTTGCAATTTATTTTATATTCGTTAATAAAGTTGAAAAGTTATCACAATATACATGTTATGTTTTGGTGTTGCTGAAATCTCAGGGCAATTGTTTCGTgctttctttcttttcagtcaATGAACTCGAGAAATTCTAATGCAGAAATGGCGCCCACCACCCAATTTTATGTTGTGATGGTGCTTGCTTTTGCTTTCTTTgtttttaagtcaaaatttcaGAAATTCTTCTACATGAATAGAGCCCACTTCCACCCAATTTTAGAGCCCGCCTCCACCCAATTTTATGTCTTGTGATGGTGCTTGACAAAGCATTCTCTGTCATGAtcccaaaaggaaaagaaaaaataaaattgtaagaagagagaaagagagagagagagaattcttgtGCGTTTGAGGAGAGAGGGAAAGAGGAAGGAGACCAGAGATACAAAGAGTTTTTGTCCAAAAGTTATAACATCTTGTCGTCCAGCGGTATTCTCGTCTTTCACAATGTGGTAAATAACCAAAATTGGCCCTTTTCTAGTGGTCTTCTGACGTTTTTGCGAAGATTTTGTCTTTAAGCCTTGAGGCGAAACCAATGATGTTTTCGTTTAGGGTGTTTTTTGCTTTCAAGGAAATTAGTAACTCAATCTAGCAAATTCTCAGGTATGAAGGGGGCTAGTTCTCTTAATTTATCAATTCTGTGTCTCATATTAGAGAAGGAACTGTTTTTTGACATACTTGACCTTACTTTTGGAGATTTGGAAGTTGCACAGTTTTCAATCAAGTTTTTCCCACTCCAATTAAAATTCAGAGCCCTCTATTAAAGTGAGGTATTGGCTTAATTAATAGACTTCCTGTACCAAGGACCCAAGTACTCTTCTTCTTTCGGCCTTTTGTCCATGGACTGTTAGACTTTTATCATTTACAACAAATTAGTGCTGGTCAAATGTATGCTGGTTTTAATACATACATCCGGACAGAAAAAGGTGCAATGATGTCAATTAGTTGTTTGGGACTGAGGTTAGTTGTTGTTGATGTCATTGTGGTTGTCTTGTCAATCTGCAGAATACTAAATGGTATAACAAAGGTGGTCATGCTAGCTTGTTTTAGCCATTTGATTTTGTACCTTTTCTAGAAATTGCTAATAAGTTATTCCAAGGGGATGCCTTAGTGGTTAAAGCATTGGGGTAACCTGGAGATCCCAGGTTCGGATCCCAATCCCAGCATCATCAGCGTGAACCGATCTGCAACCCCCCCCCGGTTGGGCAGATTGCCCAGCTGCTTGTGGGCTATAGCAGGCTGCCATGTGGATGTGTGTGGATTAGTTGAGGTGCACAGAAGTTGGCTGGGATGCACTAGCATcccaaagggaaaaagaaaaggttAACAAGGGCTAACAAGTTCCTCAGAATGTGAAAGTGGTCTAGCCAAATTGCACTTCTCTTTTTTGTGTACTTCTGTTAATGATCATTCTTTCCCTATTATCTTTTCGAGGGGTGATACTGTAATTTCTCTTGTTGCAAAGAAGGTATCCTGTAATAGTAGTGCTTCATTCATGTCTAGTAATGGGACAGGGACAGCTAACTTCTGGTCCAAGCAGCAGTATTAGTTCATATGCATGATTGAAAGGATATATATAAGAAATGGTGACAGGGACAGATAACTAGTGAGATTTTTAGGTTATTATTTGGTTGATTTGTACTAAATTACCATTTCCCTTTCCAGATACCTGCATTTGCAGCGTACCAGCTCTCTGGATTTATCAAAGGATTTTTACCTCAAGGTTCAGAGGTTCGTGTTAACAATAGGGAATGAAATCTTCATAGATTAACAATGTCTTTAACTGAGTGGCCTAATATTTCTCATGATTATTCAGGATGCTGAAGAGGATGAGAAGaccagaaaaaagagagagaaactGGAGAAGAAAGCTTCAAGAACCAAATTTGTTAAAACAAGAGCTCGTTAACTCAGCATCGCAGTGAAGTAGACTGGTGTTGCTGAGACTTATGCGTTGGCTGATTGACTACCATTGCTTTTCGATGTCAGAAAATTGTGCTCTAGCACACAAGTTGTCTCGAGACTGGAGATCGATGTACTCTTATCTTGTTGGAAATTATGGTTTTGAATTCTCTGTAGAATTGCCATAAACAGATCGATTTCTGTCTGTTTAATGTATTTGTGTATGTCTTGGTCAGCAGCCTCATTTCCAGATCTACTTCTGAAACCTGTACCATGACATAATCAAGGATTTAGCTACATTTTTGTGCAATTTACAACTTGATCTTGAAACCCCTTCTCAGGTTTAACATATAACTAGTATCCGTACCCGCGCGTTGCGCAGAGAATAATAAATATAAGAattttttataagaaaatatatgTGAAAGACGGTAGATACAAACGAATATGGAAATGCTATTATTTTTTGGAACATATAATCAAACCTCCCTGTACATGACCAAATTAAAACGAAAAATATAATCACAAATAAAACATAAGAATAAATTTTATAAACTTATTGTATCTTTCCTATCAAAATGGAAAGTATGGCTGCATTTGTTACATAACGCATTGCCGTAATGATAGCAGATGGATTGTCAAAAAAATTAGTGGTCCGCCTTGATATGAATCtcattttagaatttaattttagaCACCTTGATACTTTAGTGGTCCGCCTATACACTATGCAAGTTCATGGAATGTAAGAGCTAATAAGAAAACATTAATTGTTCATAAACTGTTGGAAATAATATGGATGTAATATATAAACAACATTATAGTAGTTCCTGCAACACCAATCACCAGGAAAGCCAAAGTAACTTTACCTCCATAGTTCTTtaattatattataaaaaaaaagcgTGAGAAATTATAGCGAAGAACAATTGACAGAATATTCAATAAGAATACTTTAAATAAAAGATCCATGCTCACTTTAGTATCTTGTTATTGTAATTGGATACATGCTTCACCATATCAAACCAATTATCAGGGACTACATTTGAGAGTAAGTatcattataaaaatattaattttttaaagatGGTTATTGAATGCAATAGAACCAAGAGCTTCAGCTAAGGACAACATGAACTAATTTCAGCTCAAGACCGACAAAATAATTGAGTTTGCTTGCATTTAGAACTATTAATCCATAACAATAGACAACTAagcaaaaaattataaaatatgctATGCAAGTGTAAATTAACTAATCAGCTAATGCAATATAATGGTGTTTCCATTACACGCCTTAAGTTCATTAGAATGAAAGAGTACTAAGGTTTAGAGCCAAAGGAATGAAGCACATTAGTCTGACTTTGTTGACCAGTAAAACCTCTGATTTAGTGGAGATCAAACAATACACCAACAGTCAACGATACAGCTGCAAACTCTCATTTTTTAATCTCAAAGTTTATATTTTTCAATGCTTTTTCAGTACTATTTTCATCATTCCAGCAAAAAGATCAATCTTTCACATGCATAGCAATTGTACCCCACAACTTTTCAGTCTTTCCACAGCTTTATTCACTAAATCCTTACTCATCATAGATCCATTAAAGTATGGTTGAATTTGATCCACAAGTTCATCCCACAAAATTGCTGAAATCATGTTCCTCATGTATGTTTCATGGTAATAGTTCAATTTTATTAAATCTAAAAAGTCatatacaaaaatataggaaGTTATATTGTTAATGTATAGTTTCTATTACAAAGTTTAGTGCATACACTTCTGGTTGTGTTTATAATCTGCAGAATAGTTTCTCTGTGAATACAATTCTTGGCTCAAAACTCTGGTCCAGACAGAACAAAAGAGCTAACTCTAACTGAATGGTTTGCGTAGTTAAAAGTAATATCATGAATATCAGAAAGATCGGTTCCTATGTACATATTGTCCCTTCCACATGCAGATATGCAGATTATTATTACTGGAAGTAATAAACAAATCTGGCAAAAGAAAATTAAAGATACTGTTTTGATATTCTAAAGAGAGGAggactgtaagcacgtgatttttgccctatatgagaattactccaaaaaaaaattcaaaataaaatgattttccttggtgtgcaattttgagaatttttgtgacatttttggataattatttgtatttgtctgtgcatgtttatttgttaaattaataaaaaatacaaaaatatgtcgcattttgcatgtaggatttaattccacAATTGTtaataattaagtttgttttacaaaaattaaaaattacaaaaataggcatcttttgcatttttagcatttaatgtccaattgtacaattttatgcttaattattacttaattgtgcgttaattgttattgggagttaatttacatttttataacttaatttagttcttaataataatttaagtatttttagaatttagttttagaaaaataaaagaagaaaagagagcaaaagtataaagaaaatcggaattgggtctcttcttcaatttcaaaccacaggcccaaataattgctcaaccttccccatgacccggtccatctccacacgcgtcgacccggtccgccccataacccaaatGCCCAACACcccatatttttcatttttttttccaaaaaacaaaacaaaacaaaaagaaaacaaaaccctaaaaacctaagAAAATCCATCCGCCCCCTCTCTCAttctctccatcttctccaaactccaaaacacacatccatggctgccctcaaccCCGCGACTGCTTCTGCTCGTCAACCATGAACAAGCTCTAGCCACCGCCATTTTCTCCTCCATTGAGCTCGTTTCTGTTGACGTTACTGCGTCTTCGTCGTCAACCCGTCACCATGGCTGCCATGGCTAAGCTGCTACTGCTTCACCAACGTTCATGGCTgctcctcctccttcgttcttcGTCCAAATAACCAAACGACCCTCGACGAGCTGCTTCACTGCTGCGTCGTCTGCTTCTTCAGCTCGCGCTGCTGCTCCATTTTTTTTTCATAGCTGCTACTACTGTTTCAGCTTTCTTCATCGCCATCTTCCTCCTCGACGACCATAGCTGCTGAACGTAGCAACAGTCGATGACCATAGCTGCTTCACCCTTTTGCTGCCATTACTTCCCGTTGCTTCTGCCTTCATCTTCGACGACCTCCAGGCGACGCAGCAACAGCAAATGGCGCTGCTGCTTCACTTCATCGTCTTCATGGCCAAGCTGCTCCTGTTACTGTTTCTTGCAGCTTCTGCTACGATCCAGCCATGACGAGCAGCTACTCCCAAAACCAAGATCCTTCTGCTGCTTCCGCTATGTCCAACCATGCCCATCTCGTCGAACATCGTTGCTTTCTTCTTCGACTTCTCCATCACAGTAGCTCGTCGCTACTTCACTTTAGTCGGGGTTTgtcaaaacagtccatacgaGTTCGTTgttggtcagtcattgttcgtcgtttcgatccggttagtggattTTTTAAGTTCATTTTGTCCAtcattttgtccatatttttgtttgatatttttcggatccaaaatcgataaatgttcaattcttgttttgtttgttcatcgttgaaataattttctagtttgttcatatgttttgttgatttaattttcagattcaaatggaactttgattaattagtttttcagtttatttcatgtgcttttattttgtatttttgtaaaagaaattgttagtttaattttaatattgttagatttagtttaaatcatttgaatctgtcatgtttgttatttaatatggatctaatgcatgtttattctttgtttgaagtccatccagtaatttaatttgagtttatttttgtttttgatttgttgatttagtttgaatcatgtattgtgttgttaatattgttgtttccttgcttaTCCAtttttttggtctaagttaaccaggattggttcccaatatggttaatttatttccattaatttgatgttgttcatctgtgttcatatgatttttgttgttgaatttgtttagaaattggtcatattgactatatttggttgaaattgattaggtgaatcggctatagctgatggggtagtttggtaaattgcagtacgttcaggggtaaaatggtaattgcaataaggtcggaggggtagtttgggaattgaacattttgaataattctttatgttaagcatggggacaaaatgtaatagggtgtgggtgatataattgtttaatataataggggacaagacataatgtagtggaggggaatattgtaattgtttatgttaggcatgggggacaagatgtaatggggtggggttgatacaattatttaatataatgggggacaagacacaaaaTAGTGGGGAATAATTCATTTGTTTAAGAAAGTGGGAAACAAAGCATGCTTTgaggggaatatttcgggttggggattcaagacaagagtcttgttatatatagggtcatttgacacattatAGGGACATactttttacacttgagagcggAA is drawn from Nicotiana tabacum cultivar K326 chromosome 9, ASM71507v2, whole genome shotgun sequence and contains these coding sequences:
- the LOC107798792 gene encoding uncharacterized protein LOC107798792, encoding MANQGAKKRKEENARHMKKLFQIILACNVIYLLVRAGIFHSSFTWKHVVGLLLTSLAYALPYKQLDSMSKPSYGDDGELFDGGYDMSTGGICGYLHDVIYITCFVQLASIISDKFWYTFLVIPAFAAYQLSGFIKGFLPQGSEDAEEDEKTRKKREKLEKKASRTKFVKTRAR